ATGTAAAGTTCGTCGGCGGACAAATGTCCTTTTGAGTTCCTTAACTCTTCAAGAATGACTTTCCTTTGATTGGTCATTCTCCATCTTTTTTGTAACATGTTCTTTGCCTCTTTCGCATTTTTTGTGAATGATTATCATTTGTATGATAACACCAAATTTTAAAAAAGTCAAGTTTAAGAAATTAATTGGAAGACGAATGGTGAAGAAGATTAGAAAGTAAAAAATCATGATATAACCCCCTTTGGCAGCTCTGCTGCCACTTCCCCCATAAATGGGGGCAGACTTCTTATATAAAATGGCTTCATTGATACTTTCCCAAGCAATCGGCGGCAAATTAAAACTCATAGCGTCTTTAAGTCCCCTCTCACAGACTGGGAGGGGAGCGAAATTGCATAGTTGCAATGTCTCTTTCGCTTTTCCGACCAAGGCGAAGCCGCGAGCAACGCTAGTTGACGGGGAGGGTTGATCAAAAGGGTTTCAAACCTTAGAAAATTCAGTGTCATATGTGCCCCCTTCGTCGGCTTCGCCGACACTTCCCCCGCAAGCGGGGGCAGACCTTGCATAAAACCTCATTGACATCTTGCCTTTTATAATGAAAAAGCGAAGCACTCACGGATGAGTGTCTGAGCGTGTCTCATATTTGTAGATCCTGAATAGTTTCTTCGAAACTTTCAGAATACTCTAGTAAATCAAGAGTGAATCCGTGCTGACAAGCATTTCGATAAAAAGATCACCTTTTCACATTAAAATCGCTATTTTCGCGCGCGTTAGGAGAACCGTCGTTTTCTCACATGCCAAAAGAGAATTTAAAATCCGACAAAACTTAAAAAATTCTTTAAAAATATGATCTTCGAAGATCGCTTTTTGTGATATCATTTCAATGGTGATAAAAATGTGTAGAATGGTTTCAGTTATTTCAATTAAAAGTGTAAATATAGAACCTTATTTTAATGCCTTAATTGAACAGGCTAAGAATGGGAGTTTTTCTCCTCATGGAGACGGTTGGGGAATGGCCTTGTACACCCAGGATGAATTCGTGTTGAAAAAGAGTTCAAAGGCCATTTGGCAATTTAAAGTAAATTCAGAAAAAGCGAAAATAGCCATAATTCACGCGAGAAAAACAACTTCGTCAGAGATCAAAACATCATTTACCCATCCTTTCGTCTCATCAAGCAACGGAAAAGATTGGTCCTTTGCACACAACGGTTCTATCAAAAACTTCCCAAAATCATCCATCATAGACACTCAATTTTATTTTAAAAGATTCCTCTCACACCTGTCAGATAACGTTGATACCGTGGATGCCATGAAAAAAGCTGTCGAAGATATAGAGAAAAAGTATGAATACACTTCATTGAACGTTCTTATTTCAAACGGCGAAGATCTTTACGCTTTTAGAAAGGTGTCAAAATCAGACGATGATTATCATTCGATCTTTTACAAAGTGGAAAACGATCGTGCCGTTTTTTCAACGGAGAAATTCGGTGGGAATTGGAAAGTCTTAAACAACGATGAATACGCACATGCAAAAACGGACGGGGAAAGGATACTCTTCGAAGTGAAAGGATGGTGATCTATGAGTAAAGATAATGAGGATAAATGGGTTGTGCTGGAACTGTACGAAAATGGAATTAAAGCTGAAATAGCAAAAGGATTTTTGGAGGAAAATGGAATTTTCGTTCAAATACGGGATTCCACCGTTCCTTACGGTGGAAGCGCGTACTTTGGTCAAGAAAGTCCAAAAGAATTACTGGTGTTAAAAGAAAATCTGGAAGAGGCAAAAAAGCTCCTCGAAGAAATCAAAAATAAAAATGAGAAGAGTGAAAAGGAGGAATAAAATGGACCTTAAAAAGACGCCTCTTAACGCGGAACACAAGAGGCTAGGCGCAAAGATGGTAGACTTCGGTGGTTGGGAGATGCCTGTTCAGTACACTTCTATCCTGGAAGAACACAAAGCTGTAAGGGAGAGGGCAGGCGTTTTTGATGTCTCTCACATGGGAGAAATTCTAGTAGAAGGAAAAGATGCAATACCATTTGTCGATCATCTGATCGTGAACTCCGTTTCCAAACTCAAAAGTGGGCAGATTTGTTACAGCCCTATGTGCTACGAAAACGCAACCATCGTGGATGACCTTTTGGCTTACAGATTTTCAGAAACAAAGATTTTCCTCGTTGTAAACGCTTCAAACACGGATAAAGATTTTGACTGGATAAAGAAACAAAGCAAGGACTACGATGTCGAAGTTACCAACCTTTCAGATCAATACGCGCAAATTGCGTTTCAGGGACCAAAAGCAGAAGAAATATTGAACCAAATTTCAGGAGTAAAGCTTTCAGACATAGAATTCTATCATTTCACCACTGGTAGAATAAACGGTATTGAATGCATCGTTTCAAGAACGGGTTACACAGGTGAAGACGGTTTTGAATTGTATTTCACCCCAGACGCGGCAGAAGCCATGTGGAGAAAGTTACTGGAAATTGGAAAGCCGTACGACGTCAAGCCAGCAGGACTTGGTGCCAGGGATACACTCAGATTCGAAGCTTGCTACATGCTCTATGGAAACGACATAGATGATACGACCACTCCATTGGAAGCTGGATTAAAATGGACGATAGATTTCAGCAAGAAAGATTTCAACGGCAAAGAGGTATTGGTAAAACAAAAGGAAGAAGGCTTAACCCGCAGATTAAGGGGATTGGAAATTTCCAAAGGAATAGCTCGCCATGGATACAAGGTGTTTTCGGCGGATGGAAAAGAGATAGGTTACGTCACAAGCGGCACGAAATCCCCAACGTTGGGTAAATCTTTGGCCATGGCCTATTTGGCGAAGGGATACACAAAGCTTGGAACGGAAGTTTTCGTGGAAATACATGGAAAACGTGTGAGTGCGAATGTGATAAAAATGCCTTTCTATAGAGGTAGCGTAAAATCCGGAAAATAATTTTATAAAAAGAGGAGGATTTAAAAGATGAAAAAATACACCGAATCTCACGAATGGGTCGAACTGGATGGAAAAGTTGCGACGGTAGGAATTTCCGATCACGCTCAAAACGAACTTGGAGACATAGTTTACGTTGAATTACCAGAAGTTGGAAAAGAAGTAAAAGCTGGCGAAACACTTTGCTCAGTTGAATCCGTGAAATCCGCAAGCGACGTTTACGCGCCGGTAAGTGGAAAAGTCGTTGAAGTAAACGAAGAACTCGAAAACGCACCAGAAACGATAAACAAATCCGCCGAAAAAGATGGCTGGATAGCGAAAATAGAAGTTTCCGATCCTTCTGAATTGGACAAATTGTTAAGTGAAGAGGAATACAAAAAAAAGATAGCTGAATAATTTTCAAATTGCCAAAAGGGCGGTTCTTAGAATCGCCCTTAAATCATATCGAGAAAAGAGGGATAAGTCATGAACTCTTACATTCCTCACACAGAAGACGAAGTCGAGGAAATGTTAAAAGCGATAGGAGTCAAAAGCGTAAACGAACTTTTCTCTCCTCTTCCTCAAGACAGACGCGTTAAAACCATGGGGTTAGATGATCCCAAAGATGAATACAGCGTCTTTTTGAAGTTAAAAGAATTGGCTTCAAAAAACGCGGATGCGCAGCGTTACACTTATTTTATGGGTGGTGGCATATACAACCATGTGATTCCTTCCGCCGTTCACCAAATAGTTTCGCGAGGCGATTTTTACACAGCTTACACGCCTTATCAAGCGGAAGTTTCCCAGGGTTCACTCCAAATGATGTTCGAATTTCAAACGATGATGTGCGAACTAACCGGAATGGGAATTTCTAACGCTTCCATGTACGATGGTGCATCGGCAACCGCCGAAGCCGCGCTCATGGCGGCAAGATTCATGAAAAAAGACAAGATACTCGTTGCCGATTCACTTCATCCCGAATACCTTCAAACCATAAATACGTACGTAAGTGGGCCTCAGTTGAAAATAGAAACCATTCAACACGACGAAAGCGGCATGCTTTCGGTTGAAGATTTGAAAGCAAAAATAGATGAAGAAACTGCGGGTGTTATCGTTCAATATCCGAATTTCTTCGGTGTCATCGAGGATCTGAAAGCCATAAGGGAAGCGTCAAAAGACGTTCTCATGATCGTCGTGGTTAACCCCATCTCTTTGGGAGTGTTGGAAGCTCCTGGAAACTTTGGAGCGGACATCGTTACGGGAGATGGACAACCGCTTGGAATTCCAATGAATTTTGGAGGCCCTTCCTTCGGAATATTCGCAATAAGGGACGATAAAAGATTGGTCAGAACGATGCCTGGAAGGATAATAGGAGAAACGGTGGATGTGGATGGAAAACGCGGGTACGTTATGACACTTCAAGCAAGAGAGCAGCATATACGCCGCGCAAAGGCCACATCCAACATCTGCTCAAATCACGCATTGGGAACGCTTTACGCCGCCACGTATCTTTCGTTGGTAGGACCCGAAGGATTAAGAGAAATAGGCGAAAACAACATTTCGAAATCCCACTATCTCTTGGAGCGTCTCGAAAAAACCGGACACTTTAAAAGGAAATTCAGTGGGGAATTCTTCAACGAATTCGTCGTGGAAACAGATCTCAACATATTCAAGCTTAAGAGAAAACTCCTTAAAAATGACATAATAGGGCCTTTAGATCTCGGGATGTTCGGTGGAACAAAGAGCAAACTGAAAAAGCTCCTTTCCAAAAACGATCTGCTTTTCTGTACCACGGAAGCAAATACCGCCGAAGACATAGAGCGCTTGCTTTCCGTTGTGGAGGCGATGTGAGATGGAATTGATATTCGAAATATCCAAAAAAGGCAGAAGGGGATTCATTCCTCCAAAGATGGACGTAAAGCCGTACAAGATTAACTCCAAATTCGCCAGAAAAAACGCACCAAAGCTTCCTGAAGTTACCGAAGGAGACGTTGTAAGGCACTACACAAACCTCTCAAGGCTAAATTACGCAGTCGACACGGGCTTCTATCCGTTGGGCTCTTGTACGATGAAATACAATCCCAAATTGAACGAAAGGGTTGCAAGCTTCCCAGGATTCTCTGAGATACATCCGTATCAGGATCAGAAGACCATCCAAGGCGCGCTCGAACTCATGTATGAACTTGAAGAAGCTCTCAAAAAAATAACGGGCATGGACGCGATGACGCTTCAACCCGCAGCTGGCGCGCACGGCGAATACACCGGAATAGCCATAATAAGGCAATACCACAGAAGCAGAAGAGACTTTAAAAGGGACGAAATCATAGTTCCAGATTCCGCTCACGGAACAAACCCGGCCTCTTCGGCGATGAATGGCTTCAAAGTGATAGAGATAAAGTCAGACGATCATGGAATGGTCGATGTTAACGAACTGAAAAAAGTGGTTGGCCCTCATACGGCAGGCATGATGCTTACCAATCCAAACACGTTGGGTATATTTGAAGAAAACATCCTGGAAATAGCCAAAACCGTTCACGATGCCGGCGGCTTGATGTATTACGACGGCGCGAACCTTAACGCCATAATGGGACAGGTTAGACCTGGCGATATGGGATTTGACGTTGTCCATCTCAATCTCCACAAAACCTTCTCAACGCCTCATGGCATGGGTGGACCAGGCTCTGGACCGGTTGGAGTTAAAGAATTCCTTAAAGATTTCTTGCCGGTTCCAAGGGTCGTCAAGAAAAAAGACAAGTACGCACTTGATTATTCAAGCAAAAAAACCATCGGCAGGGTGAGAAGCTTCTACGGAAACTTCACGGTTTTGGTCAAAGCTTACGCTTACATCCTTACGATGGGCGAAGAAGGAATAAAACGCGCAAGCGAAATGGCGGTACTCAACGCCAATTACTTAAGAGTGGCCATTTCCAAGCTCCTTGAAGTACCTCATAACAGTATATGCATGCACGAATTCGTGGCAAGCACGACGCCACTTCAAGACAAGGGAATAAAGGCGTTGGACGTTGTGAAACGCATGCTTGACTACGGAATTCATCCACCGACGGTTTACTTTCCACTCATCGTTCATGAAGACATCATGGTAGAACCTACGGAAACGGAATCGAAAGATACGCTCGATAGATTCATAGAAATAGTAAAAGAAATAGTGGAAGAAGCCAAAAAAGACCCAGAAAACCTTAAAACCGCACCGCATACAACGCCGGTTAGGCGTCTGGACGACACACGCGCCGCAAGATATCCCGTTTTGAGGTGGAAATCAGAATGATAAGAAAAACGCCGGAGCAATCCGCTCCGGCATTTTTCGATGAACAAACCAAGAATTTCATCTCATTCGAAGAAATCGTAAATCCCTTCAAACCCCTAAGCATCTTCGCAAAAAAGGATTTTCTTCATCTTCAACCCCTAAACGAAGAGGAATTGAAAACGAATTATGAATTCTTGAGAAAAGTTGAAAAATGTGAAAAATCCAGAAACAGAATAGAGCACATTTTAAGCGACTTTCACGAAATTTCGGCAAGCTTGAAAACTCTGGAAAAAGGCACATCCACAAGCGTGGACATCTTTGAGATAAAAAGGTTCATTCATCATCATAAAATTTTGAAAGAGTTAACCGATAGCTGTCTTGGAGGATATTTCACTTCACTGCAAGATATATGGGAAATACTTGACCCACAAAACAGCGCCTCCTATGCCTTCGCCCCTTTCAACGAAACCATAGAAAAACTGACAAAAAAGTGCGTAAAACTTCAATCGAAAATAGGTGCTCTTTACAAAGTGCAAGCGGAAAAGGTCGAAAAAGCATTTGGGATAAAAGTAAAAGATAGGAAGTTCATCTTGAAAAGAAGAAAATCCAAAGAAATACTCTCTTCAGATTTGGTAATGGTGGAAAGAGAGGGAATACAAAGTTACACGTTCGTTCTGAGGCCCACAGATGAAATACTGTCGCTTGAAAGGGAACTATCGGATTGTGAAAACGCACTGAAAATCGCTCAGGATAAAGAGGTAAAGCGCCTTTGCGATACGCTTTCACAGCACGTAGAACGTTTAAAAGAAGAAAAGCGTAAGATATCCGAACTTGATCTGTCGCTTGCAAAGCTTCGTGGATTGAAATGGGGGTGGACTTACCCTGAATTCGATTCAAAAATGGACATACGCTTCGCATTTCATCCCGAAATAAAACACAGTGTTGAAGAAATGGAATACACTTACACGCCCTTAAACGGTGTATTTGAAAAAGGCTTAACGATGATCTTCGGTCCGAACATGGGAGGCAAAACGACGACGCTCAAAACTATCGGTTTACTTTGCGCGTTGGCATCTTATGGATTCTTGGTGCCAGCGAAATCCGTTATTTTGCCATACATAAAATGGATAAGGTACATAGGATCAGACGAAGGAAACAACGGCCTTTCGAAATTTGCAAAACAGATGGATTCCATGGCAAAAACGATTTCCTTTCCTCAAAACGGACTTATCTTGATAGATGAATTCGGTGCAGGCACGAATCCTTACGAAGGCGAAGCGCTGGCAACTGCCCTGGCCAAAGAACTTAATAGAAGAAATGATTTTTCGATAATGGTTACTCACTACAGAAAAACGATAGAAGATGTGAAATGCAAAAAGTACACGATGGGGCGTATAAATTTTGAAGATGAAATCACGTCAGAAAACGTTTATTCAAAAATAGATCACCATCTCATCGATGGCGCAAAAGTTGAACTTGGAGATGCCATAAAGCTTGCAAAAATCCTTGGCTTGCCTGATAGTGTCATTGAGGTGGCAAAAAGGTTGCTTGAATAGCACCCCCTACGTCGACTCCGTCGACACTTCCCCCGCAAGCGGGGGCAGAATATCTATAAAATGGCGAGGAGGGTTCATTTTCAGGAGTTTTCTCAAACTTCACGCACAACGTAAGTTTTTATTTTGAAATGACCACTATCTTGTAGTTCAAAGTGCCAAATGGTGTCTGCTTTTCTACTTTATAAATTTTCATGTAATCTTCCAAACCGGAAAACGTAGCGGGAATGGTTGAAGTCGTGATATCGGTAACAGTGCAATTGCTGTTCGTTGGTGTTGCACCTTTCCACCCATCAATAGACGTATTTTGCTCTTCCAAAACGGTCTTAAGGGAAGCTATTTGAGAATCAACGCTTTTGAAGGCTTGATTGACGATTAACAATATACCGGCTATAACTATGGTAAGAAGGAATAAAGTTATGATGGCTTCCATCACCGAAAAACCCTTTCTCATCTTACATCATCCTCGTTCCAAAATAGATCACATCGTTCGTCTGTGGCGTTGCCAACGGTAAATCTTCGTTCACATAAAGCCTTTTATCGTAAACGTTGTACTCTTTGTAGCCGTTCCAATCAGTTTCGCCTCCAGAAAAAGTTGGGTCCATTTTGCGCGTTATAATTGAACCAAGGATCTGTCTATATCCTTCGTTTCCCATACCACTGAAATCTTGTATCCATAAATGTCCTTTTTTATCTTTATGATTTCCTTTATATTCTCCACTTCCAAACGTTAAAAGATTGGCTGTAATAAGAATATTTTTGGGTTGAGAATTCTCTTTTGGGATATATATGCTTCCTCCAAGAGAAACTATGTTCAACATCGAATTGACATTATCTTTTTTGACCAACTCGTTAAGATCAATCCCATCATCAAGTAAAGAATGTCCCAAATGCCCTTTGAGATCGTTGTACAATCCTCCATAAATTATATCGCCTTTGATCTTAACGTCACCAGTTTCTGAAATGATCGTGTACTTACCGTATAAAGTTGAAACTTGCTGACTACCTTTACTCCCTTGGCCACCGGGTATTCCTTCTCCACCCATCTCGACGTTGCCGTACGCTGATATAACACCGTTGAATCTGTAAGGTACAGCCCCTATATCTGGAAACATCAATTTTCTTTCGCCTTGACCTTGATAATAAACGAAAAACGTCATTGAATTCCAGGGTGGATTATTGTTTTTTAAAGAATTTACGGGAGTGATTATAACTTGCGCAACGTCACCATTTTGTTTTTTATTATTGGGATGTGATAAGTAATCACCAGTCCATTTTATCTCGGTAACTTGAACCAATTCACCAGGCGTGGCAAATGTTGAAGGCAGAGTTACATCATAAGTATTAGCAGCAACATTTGTCTCCATCACGTCAGTTATAACCGTTATGCTGCTATCTGCGCTCTCATGGTAAGTATGTCCATCGTCTTCCCAAGTGAAGTCTTTTAAATACACACCCGATGACGAGTCAGTCAGTGGTTGTTTGTTCATGTACTTTAAGAATATCTCAGAAGCGGGCCTTGTCATCGCTTCCACTTGGTTTTTGTAAATGTTATTCATATTATCAAAATAGTTTTTCATATCATTTTCTTGAGCTGGAGCAAGCCTCTCATAACCGCGTTGAAAGATCAATGAAAGAGGATCGTTTTCCAAATCATACAACTTTCCCCTTACCCATATCTGTGTGTGATCAGAACTGAACTTATCAACGGCGCTTATGTCTATCAACATCGATTTGTCATCTTTTATCAATCTTCGTTGCTCTTCAAGGGTATTTATTTCTCCAGTTTTCCATAAATTCGCCGAGTTAGATGAACTGTAATAGTACCATCCCTTTCCAACGTAATTTCCATTCAACCAAACTTCAACCTTATTTCCGTCATTATCATTTGTCGGAAGATCTTTTGGAAGATTAGTTTCGCTAAAACTTGTAGTTAAAGTTGCATACTGTGTAAGTCCGATAAAAGAAGGACCATTACTGGATGTCAAAGGTGGATTCTTGCTCATAATTCCTAAATTTCCTCCGAAGTAAGATGGTCCATCTATTTTTTCTCCATAAGCGTAATATCCATTTACTCCTTCAAGTGCAAACACTGCCCAATTTGTAAAGTATTTTGGTGAAACAAAACCCGAAAAATAAGCACTTTGCCGTTTGGAATATGCACGTACCACAACGAAAATTAAATTGTTGTAATCGTTCAACGGAGTTAAAACGACCTGAATGTTATCTCCGCTGACAGATTTCAAAAGATATTGAAGAGAAGATTTTGGGACATAAAAAGGCTTGTTGAAATTCGAAAAAACTTCATTCCACGCTTGAGCTTCTGGTGAATCTCCTCCCGCGATCTTATTTTTAAAATCGTTAAACCATGTTGGAGTTGATGATTGTTGTAAGTCGTCGAAGTTAAAAACATAATGATCACGGTACTGATCTCTAAAATACGTGTAGAGAGTGATAAAAGCATCGCCCGCACGTTTTTGAAGCGTTAGCTTTTCCATATTTGTCACAGTTAAATTTAAATTGTTCTGAATCTTTGTTATGACCACTTCAATTATTATTGTGGCCACTATCATCATGATAATCACCGAAACAAGTATAAAACCTCTTTTTTTCATTTTCTCACCGCTTCATGAAAATTTCACTCTATTGAAGATTTAAAAGTGCAATGGTAAATGTTGATTCCACAGGGGAAAGTGGGGCTTTGACTTTTATGTTGTATTTGAGTTTGCCAAGGCTTAGACTTATAAAATTCACCGTTGCGCTTGCTGGCATTGAGATCTGAGATTGGTAAGTAAAATAAGGTTCTCCCGAAAAATCACTTTGAGTGTATGGCTTACTATACAAGAATATTTCAGTAGAGCTAAAAGTTATCTGGTTGGTGAAATATGTCTTTACCAAGGGAACAACTACTTTATAGCGCACAGAATTTCCAAGCATTTTAAGTTCTTCTTCACCCTCCGGTTCTGCTTTTTCAAGATTTTGAACAAGGATTGAATTTACCAAGTTGGCCTCTGATATTGCATTCATTCTGTGAATTGCTAATTCTGTTTTTTGCGTTAAATCATATACCATCATACTCAACAGGGTGAGGAGCACGCCTGTTACTGCTATCGCTACCAAAAGTTCTATATAAGTAAAGCCTTTTTTCCCTTTCATATGAACACCTCTTATATATTATCGGCCCAACGGGATCAAAAATTAAGTGTCATTTTAAAACTTCCTAATACTGTTGGATTCATTTAAAAGAGATAGAATTCAACAATTAAATAATCAAAGGCATTCTTTTCTTGAAGATGTTATAACCTCAGTATATATGGCGTTAGCTGAAAGCGTATGAGAATGAAAGAGCGAGGAATTGAAATATGTCTTGATATGCTTGATTTGTTGACATGTTTTACTGATTTGTTAAAGTGCAAGAGGACATAAATCGCAGGATATGAAATCACTTTTTTACCATGGGCTGTGATGATTATACAAGAATTTCAAGCTCTTTTCAATGACTTTGTTTTTCGCTTTTATCATCTCTCTGAAGTTTCTTTCAAAACATGTGAATAAGTGGCAAGCAATAAATGGTTTGGAACCCCCTTCGTCGGCTTCGCCGACACTTCCCCCATAAATGGGGGCAGACTTTTCAATTTGGAAAGAGCTATCTTGATTCTCCTACCAAGACTGGGAGGAGAGGGCCAACAACGTTGGCGAGGAGGGTTCATTACCCCCTTCGTCGGCTCCGCCGCCATTCCACAAACTGGGGAAGACTTGCATAAAACTTCATTTTCTCTTTACTTTTAGGAACAGAGTTGGAGGCATACGGCGTACCTCGTTTTTTGAGTCGTAAGATGGTTAAAAGAGTGAATTCATGTTGGATGGGTTCGATGAACAATGTTAGCCCTACGAATTACTCTTCACCATTTTTCAAACTTTTTTCAAGCGAAGAGAGAAGTTTTGGTATATCTTCTCCATCTAACGGATAGGTCAAAACAACATATTTTACCTTGACTTCATACCTAAACTCATGGATTTGATTGACTATTTGTTCGCATTTTCTCATTCCATCTTCTTTTTTCATTCCGTAGAAGCATACCAAAAATTCGTCTTCTCCAAAACGTGATGCTATATCCGTGAGGCGGACGTTTTCATTTATGACTTTAGCTACGAATTTCAAAAGAACATCGCCGTTAAGACGTCCATATTTTTCGTTAAAAGCTCTCATTTCCTTAATGTCTATCATCATAAACGTTAAAAGCTTGTTTTCACGCTTCGCCAGCGCCTCTTCTCGTTTCATCAGCTCCTCAAATTCCTGACGTGTTAGCAACTCCGTTAACGGGTCATACTTCATGGAATTCTTGCTTTTTTCGAGGAATTCGTACATCGATAAAAACGTCGTTATGTGATAGATAAGCGTTCTTATCATTTCTTCTGTTCTTTCATTTATGATGAATCTGTCAAAGTTTATAACATATTTAACCTTACTGGAATCCGTTTTAAGTTCCATGATGATTTTCCCGTCGCCACCGGTTTCGAAATTAAAAGCGTTGACCGTGCCTAGATATATTTCCATTTTTCTGTACTTCATACCTATACCACTGATAGGCTTCGAGAAATCAAGCATTCTTCTGAAAGCAATTCTTAACGCCTCTTCCAAACTCTTTCTTTCCGCTTTTACTTCGTTAAACAACAACGAAAATTCTATGAGAAGTTTGTTCATCTCAACGAGCTCTACATTCGTCTCGCTCATGTTTTTAATGAGTTCGGAGTAATCTTTATCCAGTTTTTCATGCTCTTCAACCAACTGGTTGTATTTGAAAGTAAGCTCAGTTTGAGGCTCTTTTTCCCATTTTTTAAAAGTATCAAGACTTCTTATAAAGTTTGCAAATCTAACGAGCGGCATAGTCCTTTTAACAGTATGGCGGTAAACCAAAATAACCAACAACAACAGGAGGAAAAGAACAAGAGTCCAGATATACAAAGAAGTGCTTAGCACTTTAAGCACAATATGCCAAAACGATTTCTCCACTACAACCTCGTAACCGCTTAATCCTACCGGCTCCAAGAAGAAAATCATTCCGTTTTTCAAAATTATTCCGTTTTCATCAAGTGCCACGAGAGATAAGAGATTTCTCCATTTCATGTCATTGGTGTTCACACCAAGCCCGGTTTTATCCACCAGAAACGAATCCGCAATTCCACTCTTCATAAAACTTACCCTCACAACTGCGATGTGTTCATCATCTGAGGTCCTGGAGGATATTGTTACCAAGGGTGAACCATCGGCAGATTTAGAAAATGGAGAAATGTATTTTCCGTTTAAAATGGCGTACTTGTAATCATCTGAATTTCTTCCCACCAAATTATCAGGGATGTTAAAACTGTAAACCACTTTTCCGTCCAGATTCATCAAGGCGTAGCCTTTTATAATCGTTGAAGTGGCAGAGGGAAACGCAACGAATTTCATATTTGAAACCGCCGAAAGCACCTCATCCAAATACTCTGAAACGTTTAAAGAGTAAGCTTTTGTTTCATTCAACATTAAAAGCGAATATCTTTTCATGTCGTTAGATATTGAAAGCACACCACCCATTATCACGATCGCAACGATGATGACGATCAAGAATCTCGCTTTCATCCGTTTCCTCCAAATTTCCAGGTTAGCTTAAACCCAGAAGAAGTTATCCTATAAAAGTAAACTGGCGTTGTAGCATGTACACCGTTAAATGTAAAAGTCTCTCCCATTCCGAAGAAGGAGTGGGAATTCAAATACTTTTCCGCATCCTTGTAACTTATCCTCTCTTTGGCCAAAATGTACGCCACTTTTAACGCATCATACGACAAAACACCTACAGGAGTGAGTACCAAATATTTGTTCGAAATTTTTTCATTCAACGAGGATTTTAAATAAAGCGGATCCACAAATCCTACCGTGACAAAGCCTTTAGTCACTGAAAGATGATCAAGCAGGGAAGTGTGAAATGTCCAATCACTTCCCATAAAAGCACTAGTTGGAAATTTTTCCTTCAATTCTTCTATAACTTTAACGGCGTTGTCTGGTGACATTATGAGAACAAAAGCATC
This DNA window, taken from Mesoaciditoga lauensis cd-1655R = DSM 25116, encodes the following:
- a CDS encoding MutS-related protein, which produces MIRKTPEQSAPAFFDEQTKNFISFEEIVNPFKPLSIFAKKDFLHLQPLNEEELKTNYEFLRKVEKCEKSRNRIEHILSDFHEISASLKTLEKGTSTSVDIFEIKRFIHHHKILKELTDSCLGGYFTSLQDIWEILDPQNSASYAFAPFNETIEKLTKKCVKLQSKIGALYKVQAEKVEKAFGIKVKDRKFILKRRKSKEILSSDLVMVEREGIQSYTFVLRPTDEILSLERELSDCENALKIAQDKEVKRLCDTLSQHVERLKEEKRKISELDLSLAKLRGLKWGWTYPEFDSKMDIRFAFHPEIKHSVEEMEYTYTPLNGVFEKGLTMIFGPNMGGKTTTLKTIGLLCALASYGFLVPAKSVILPYIKWIRYIGSDEGNNGLSKFAKQMDSMAKTISFPQNGLILIDEFGAGTNPYEGEALATALAKELNRRNDFSIMVTHYRKTIEDVKCKKYTMGRINFEDEITSENVYSKIDHHLIDGAKVELGDAIKLAKILGLPDSVIEVAKRLLE
- a CDS encoding type II secretion system protein, which produces MKGKKGFTYIELLVAIAVTGVLLTLLSMMVYDLTQKTELAIHRMNAISEANLVNSILVQNLEKAEPEGEEELKMLGNSVRYKVVVPLVKTYFTNQITFSSTEIFLYSKPYTQSDFSGEPYFTYQSQISMPASATVNFISLSLGKLKYNIKVKAPLSPVESTFTIALLNLQ
- a CDS encoding GGDEF domain-containing protein, with the translated sequence MKARFLIVIIVAIVIMGGVLSISNDMKRYSLLMLNETKAYSLNVSEYLDEVLSAVSNMKFVAFPSATSTIIKGYALMNLDGKVVYSFNIPDNLVGRNSDDYKYAILNGKYISPFSKSADGSPLVTISSRTSDDEHIAVVRVSFMKSGIADSFLVDKTGLGVNTNDMKWRNLLSLVALDENGIILKNGMIFFLEPVGLSGYEVVVEKSFWHIVLKVLSTSLYIWTLVLFLLLLLVILVYRHTVKRTMPLVRFANFIRSLDTFKKWEKEPQTELTFKYNQLVEEHEKLDKDYSELIKNMSETNVELVEMNKLLIEFSLLFNEVKAERKSLEEALRIAFRRMLDFSKPISGIGMKYRKMEIYLGTVNAFNFETGGDGKIIMELKTDSSKVKYVINFDRFIINERTEEMIRTLIYHITTFLSMYEFLEKSKNSMKYDPLTELLTRQEFEELMKREEALAKRENKLLTFMMIDIKEMRAFNEKYGRLNGDVLLKFVAKVINENVRLTDIASRFGEDEFLVCFYGMKKEDGMRKCEQIVNQIHEFRYEVKVKYVVLTYPLDGEDIPKLLSSLEKSLKNGEE